The following are encoded together in the Adhaeribacter arboris genome:
- a CDS encoding sensor histidine kinase: MDLLDRTFKLPFSNRGVSLKYALVHGAYWVLITGFFIYEKKYLIQKANLPYFIICVAGRVGLLIGIAYLNLQYFLPRFLLKKRYGVYFAAVIFSVLGYLIVQSLFDYYLYGYVVGPLRDSRLLGTLSYNFFSTLWYLGLMLALKLSLDWYGQQLLIQKITVEKLNAEVDFLRAQINPHFLFNILNNLYALTLKKSEMAPEVVLKLADLMEYMLYDSTAEKVLLEKEVAYLRHYFELEQLRFNGHSAMHLNINANCNGQEIAPLLLLPLVENASKHGLSTQNENGWLNVNIDLHQSTLTVVVENAIAPAVSRKSKGGIGLGNLRKRLELLYPARHSLNLENKTDSFLARLVIELA, from the coding sequence ATGGATTTGCTGGATAGAACCTTTAAACTACCGTTTTCAAATCGCGGCGTTTCGCTGAAATACGCCTTGGTTCATGGCGCCTATTGGGTACTGATTACCGGATTCTTTATCTATGAGAAAAAGTACCTGATTCAGAAAGCTAATTTGCCTTATTTTATTATCTGCGTGGCCGGCCGGGTGGGCCTCCTGATCGGGATTGCTTACCTGAACCTCCAGTACTTTTTACCCCGGTTTCTTTTAAAAAAGCGTTATGGAGTCTATTTTGCAGCGGTTATTTTTTCCGTGCTCGGGTATTTAATCGTGCAAAGTTTGTTTGATTATTATTTGTACGGGTACGTAGTAGGCCCGCTACGCGATAGCCGTTTGCTGGGAACTTTATCCTACAATTTTTTTAGCACCTTATGGTATCTCGGTTTAATGCTCGCCCTTAAATTAAGCCTGGACTGGTACGGGCAGCAACTCCTCATTCAGAAAATTACGGTAGAAAAATTAAACGCGGAGGTTGATTTTCTGCGTGCCCAAATCAACCCGCATTTCTTGTTTAATATCCTGAATAACCTGTATGCGCTAACGCTTAAAAAATCCGAGATGGCTCCGGAGGTGGTGCTCAAGCTAGCCGACCTGATGGAATACATGTTGTATGATAGTACCGCTGAAAAGGTGCTGCTGGAGAAAGAAGTCGCTTATCTGCGCCACTACTTCGAACTGGAACAACTCCGGTTTAATGGCCACTCAGCCATGCATTTGAACATTAATGCAAACTGCAACGGGCAGGAAATTGCCCCCTTGCTATTGCTGCCTCTGGTAGAAAATGCGTCTAAACACGGGCTTAGCACCCAAAATGAAAATGGCTGGTTAAACGTGAATATCGACCTGCATCAATCAACCCTGACGGTGGTGGTCGAGAATGCAATAGCACCTGCAGTTAGCCGGAAAAGTAAAGGCGGAATAGGGCTCGGCAACTTACGAAAGCGTCTGGAACTGCTCTATCCGGCGCGGCATAGCCTAAACCTGGAAAATAAAACAGACAGCTTTCTGGCCAGGCTGGTAATCGAACTCGCATAA
- a CDS encoding DUF416 family protein: MITSEFQNYLLANLQKLPRDRVIDFAKNICERLLPYYKNFNDKYGWGDFELLKEVISTVQNRILKPTQIKELIHKVDAVTPDTEDFGDYDGSYALNASVAVLELLEYLTDYKLEHILNISTCITDTIDFELTEQDLTLTNEELINHPVLINELTRQLEVTKR, translated from the coding sequence ATGATTACTTCTGAATTCCAAAATTACCTACTTGCTAATTTGCAGAAGTTACCTAGGGATCGAGTTATTGACTTTGCAAAAAATATTTGTGAACGTTTATTACCGTACTACAAAAACTTTAATGATAAATATGGTTGGGGAGATTTTGAACTGCTGAAAGAAGTTATTTCAACAGTTCAAAATCGAATACTAAAGCCTACCCAAATAAAGGAGTTAATTCACAAAGTTGATGCCGTTACTCCGGATACAGAAGACTTCGGAGATTATGATGGCAGTTACGCGTTAAATGCTAGTGTTGCTGTACTTGAGTTACTAGAATATTTAACTGATTATAAACTAGAACATATCCTCAACATTAGCACTTGTATTACTGATACAATTGACTTTGAATTAACTGAGCAAGATTTAACTTTAACAAATGAAGAGTTAATCAATCACCCAGTGCTAATAAACGAATTGACTCGGCAACTAGAAGTAACAAAAAGATAA
- a CDS encoding glycoside hydrolase family 15 protein, with protein sequence MNRSALVLKLLTSYKYGSIIAAPTFSLPESIRGKRNWDYRYTWIRDASFTVYAFIRLGYTKEAGAFMNWIEKLCQNVKGKNRLGIMYSIDGKRQLKETILENLEGYQQSAPIRIGNNAYSQLQLDIYGELMDSVYLYNKYGDPISYDFWRNLEEHINWLSQNWNQPDEGIWEVRGGQKSFLYSRLLCWVALDRAIKIAETRSFPLNENWRKERDTIFNSIFTDFWNPEKAAFMQYPGSATVDASSLLMPLIRFISPKDPKWLSTLKRIEQELVSDSLVYRYNPESAAPDGLISREGTFSMCTFWYVECLSRAGELEKARFYFEKMLGYANHLGLYSEQLGFQGEHLGNFPQAFTHMGLISAAYNLDRQLNNSRNKDNRRYSG encoded by the coding sequence GTGAATCGCTCGGCCTTAGTTTTAAAACTGCTTACGTCTTATAAGTACGGTTCCATCATTGCCGCTCCCACTTTTAGTTTACCCGAAAGTATTAGAGGTAAAAGAAACTGGGATTACCGCTACACCTGGATTCGTGATGCCTCTTTTACGGTATATGCTTTTATCCGGCTGGGTTATACGAAAGAAGCTGGGGCGTTTATGAACTGGATAGAAAAGCTCTGCCAGAATGTGAAAGGTAAAAACCGGCTGGGCATTATGTACTCCATCGACGGCAAGCGACAGCTAAAAGAAACCATCCTGGAAAATCTGGAAGGATATCAGCAATCGGCACCGATCCGGATTGGCAATAATGCTTACAGCCAACTGCAACTGGATATCTACGGCGAGCTCATGGACTCCGTTTACCTGTATAATAAATACGGTGACCCCATCTCGTACGATTTCTGGAGAAATCTGGAAGAACATATTAACTGGCTCAGCCAAAACTGGAACCAACCCGACGAAGGTATTTGGGAAGTAAGAGGTGGGCAGAAAAGTTTTCTTTACTCCCGTTTATTGTGCTGGGTAGCGCTGGACCGCGCCATTAAAATTGCTGAAACCCGCTCTTTCCCTTTAAACGAAAACTGGCGCAAAGAAAGAGATACTATTTTCAACAGCATTTTCACTGATTTTTGGAACCCGGAAAAAGCAGCATTTATGCAGTATCCCGGCTCGGCTACCGTAGATGCCTCTTCGCTGTTAATGCCTCTTATCCGGTTTATCAGCCCCAAAGACCCTAAATGGTTATCCACGTTAAAAAGAATTGAACAGGAACTCGTTTCGGATTCGCTGGTTTACCGGTATAATCCGGAATCGGCCGCTCCCGATGGATTAATCAGCAGAGAGGGAACATTTTCGATGTGTACTTTTTGGTACGTAGAGTGCTTATCCCGGGCCGGTGAACTAGAAAAAGCCCGGTTTTACTTTGAAAAAATGCTGGGCTATGCCAATCACCTGGGGCTATATTCTGAGCAATTAGGCTTTCAGGGCGAACATTTGGGCAACTTTCCGCAAGCTTTTACCCACATGGGCTTAATCAGTGCCGCCTATAATCTGGACCGGCAATTAAACAACAGTAGAAACAAAGATAACCGTCGTTACTCAGGCTAG
- a CDS encoding DUF6265 family protein: MKRMYALLLVSVFAGFLSHVYGQTQPKGGSVADVSFIQGNWKATTADGRTIDGVWLAPENGNILGFMRMMKGGKADLYEILAYEQSPQGLVSLVKHFQPGLVGTEEKDKQDRYNFVEASKDKAIFQKEGEDLRILYEKRSPNQFVIARGNQQDGKWVFKDLFVFNRAK; the protein is encoded by the coding sequence ATGAAACGCATGTATGCATTGCTTTTAGTATCTGTTTTTGCGGGATTTTTATCGCACGTTTATGGTCAAACCCAGCCAAAAGGAGGCTCCGTTGCGGATGTTAGCTTTATTCAGGGCAACTGGAAAGCTACTACTGCCGACGGCAGAACAATTGATGGCGTGTGGCTGGCTCCGGAAAACGGTAACATTCTAGGTTTTATGCGCATGATGAAAGGCGGCAAAGCAGATTTGTACGAAATCCTCGCTTACGAACAATCACCGCAGGGCCTGGTTTCGTTGGTGAAACACTTTCAACCGGGCTTAGTTGGGACCGAAGAAAAAGATAAACAAGACCGGTACAATTTTGTGGAAGCGAGTAAAGACAAAGCTATTTTTCAGAAAGAAGGGGAAGATCTGCGAATTTTGTACGAAAAGCGCTCACCTAACCAGTTTGTAATTGCTCGCGGCAACCAACAAGATGGTAAGTGGGTATTTAAGGACTTGTTTGTGTTTAATCGCGCTAAATAA
- a CDS encoding trehalase-like domain-containing protein, translated as MSYQPIENYGIIGDLNTVALVGLNGSIDFMCFPDFDSPSIFAALLDEGKGGSFWIKPEFAQMKTKQIYLPDTNVLLTRFLSPDGVGEVTDFMPVEELYNGKELIRRVTTVRGEVRYTMRCQPRFNYARSSHTVEATSETEVIFTSNGPDKTILKLMSSVPLRIEKGDVVAEFTLSPSQTADFLLEHIDKIRFRKRILKILLRKAFSERLITGKIGLPNLIIKADGWIP; from the coding sequence ATGAGTTATCAACCAATAGAAAACTACGGGATTATAGGAGATTTAAATACGGTTGCCCTGGTGGGCTTAAATGGCTCCATCGATTTTATGTGTTTTCCTGATTTTGATTCGCCTAGCATCTTTGCCGCTTTGTTGGATGAAGGAAAAGGGGGAAGCTTTTGGATAAAACCGGAGTTTGCCCAAATGAAAACGAAACAGATTTACTTACCCGATACCAACGTATTGCTTACCCGTTTTTTATCGCCGGATGGAGTAGGAGAAGTAACCGACTTTATGCCAGTCGAAGAACTCTACAACGGAAAAGAATTAATCAGACGAGTAACTACCGTGCGCGGAGAAGTAAGGTACACCATGCGCTGCCAGCCCCGATTTAATTATGCTCGCAGCAGCCATACGGTAGAAGCTACATCCGAAACGGAAGTAATATTTACCAGCAATGGTCCCGATAAAACCATTCTAAAATTAATGAGTTCGGTGCCGCTCAGAATTGAAAAAGGCGATGTAGTAGCCGAATTTACTTTATCGCCCAGCCAAACCGCCGATTTTCTTTTAGAGCATATCGATAAAATCAGGTTCAGGAAAAGAATTTTGAAGATTTTATTACGGAAAGCCTTTTCAGAACGGTTAATTACTGGAAAGATTGGATTGCCCAATCTAATTATAAAGGCAGATGGCTGGATACCGTGA
- a CDS encoding Gfo/Idh/MocA family protein → MSLTSRRGVLKILALSSATALFSPNTLLAATYPQKTRLGVALVGLGYYSTDLLAPALQQTKHCYLAGIVTGSPDKAETWKKKYNIPDKNIYNYQNFDTIANNPAIDVVYVVLPPSMHREYVVRAANAGKAVWCEKPMAVTSEECQAMIDACRKNKQPLAIGYRLQHEPNTQEYRRIVKQQLLGKVQSLKCAAGYRDDRTTHWKQQKEMGGGVMHDMGVYAIQGARLGTGMEPTAVVMAKTSTTRPEIYKNGLAETAVATLEFPGGVLADIKSSFGENVNFMNINCEKGEIRMAPYSAYDGVKGSSPLGEINHPYKNPWQQAKQMDDDAQSIMQRKPLLVPGEEGLRDVRIVEAIYKSAATGKQVNLTA, encoded by the coding sequence ATGTCATTAACTTCTCGCCGCGGCGTCCTTAAAATTCTGGCTTTAAGTAGCGCCACCGCCTTGTTTTCACCAAATACTTTGCTGGCCGCTACCTATCCGCAGAAAACCCGTTTGGGAGTAGCCTTGGTTGGTTTGGGTTATTACAGCACCGATTTGTTGGCTCCGGCTTTGCAGCAAACGAAACATTGTTACCTGGCGGGTATTGTAACCGGCTCGCCGGATAAAGCCGAAACCTGGAAGAAAAAGTATAATATTCCGGATAAGAATATCTATAATTATCAAAATTTCGACACTATTGCCAATAATCCGGCTATTGACGTGGTGTACGTAGTATTGCCCCCTTCTATGCACCGGGAGTACGTGGTTCGGGCGGCCAATGCGGGTAAAGCGGTGTGGTGCGAAAAACCCATGGCTGTCACCTCCGAAGAATGCCAGGCCATGATTGATGCTTGCCGGAAAAATAAGCAGCCATTGGCTATTGGGTACCGTTTGCAGCACGAACCCAACACGCAAGAATACCGCCGCATCGTAAAGCAGCAATTATTAGGCAAAGTGCAGTCGTTAAAATGCGCGGCCGGTTATCGCGATGACCGAACCACTCACTGGAAACAGCAAAAAGAAATGGGCGGCGGGGTAATGCACGATATGGGGGTATATGCTATTCAAGGAGCCCGACTGGGTACGGGTATGGAGCCTACGGCGGTAGTAATGGCAAAAACCTCTACCACTCGCCCCGAAATCTATAAAAATGGTTTGGCCGAAACCGCAGTAGCTACTTTAGAATTTCCGGGTGGTGTATTAGCCGACATAAAAAGCAGCTTTGGAGAGAACGTAAACTTTATGAACATTAACTGCGAAAAAGGAGAAATCAGAATGGCGCCTTACTCGGCCTACGATGGGGTAAAGGGCAGCAGCCCGCTCGGAGAGATTAATCATCCTTATAAGAATCCTTGGCAGCAGGCCAAACAAATGGACGACGATGCGCAATCTATTATGCAACGCAAGCCCCTCCTGGTGCCTGGGGAAGAAGGTTTACGCGATGTAAGAATTGTGGAAGCTATTTATAAGTCGGCAGCTACTGGTAAGCAGGTAAATTTAACCGCTTAA
- a CDS encoding DinB family protein — translation MPEIQTLSVLDLLPKELAQEAETTRKMLSRIPDDKYDWQPHPKSMTIKQLATHIADLPSWITMALNTDELDFSAQPYTPTEVKNTAELLQILEKSIASGTESLSKATEEDLLPTWTLRDGEQVYAVYTKYEVIRHALSQLIHHRAQLGVYLRLLNIPIPGSYGPSADEMNF, via the coding sequence ATGCCTGAAATTCAAACTTTGTCTGTCCTCGATTTGCTGCCGAAAGAATTGGCCCAGGAAGCGGAAACTACCCGCAAAATGTTATCCCGTATTCCGGATGATAAATACGACTGGCAACCGCACCCCAAAAGCATGACCATAAAGCAGTTGGCTACGCATATCGCCGATTTACCGTCGTGGATAACTATGGCCCTGAACACCGACGAACTGGATTTCAGCGCGCAGCCTTATACGCCTACGGAGGTAAAAAATACGGCTGAATTGCTGCAAATTTTAGAAAAGTCTATTGCCTCCGGCACCGAATCTCTCAGCAAAGCTACCGAAGAAGATTTATTACCTACCTGGACTTTACGCGACGGGGAGCAGGTTTACGCGGTTTATACCAAATACGAAGTTATCCGCCATGCCCTAAGCCAGCTTATTCATCACCGGGCGCAATTAGGCGTTTACCTACGATTATTAAATATTCCTATTCCGGGCAGCTACGGACCTAGCGCCGACGAAATGAATTTCTAG
- a CDS encoding glycoside hydrolase family 5 protein — MMRIRTTLQITLLCLLFLTARISFAQTPSSLPLISVQGNKFVTTGGKTIVFRGLDTSDPDKLQRDGHWNKEYFEVMKSWGANVVRFPVHPNAWRKQGPENYIKLLDQGVQWATELGLYVIIDWHSIGNLRSELYQNQMYETTKKETLEFWRILAKHYKGNTTVAMFELFNEPTVMGGQAGTCTWPQWKELVEEMIVVIRANGSQAVPLVAGFNWAYDLTPVNQDPINAPGIAYVSHPYPMKREKPWEPQWALDWGNVAKKYPVILTEIGFCGPDDKGAHVPVISDESYGDAITKYADANGISYTVWVFDPQWAPMLFSDWKFTPTRQGRYFKAALQKYRKQ, encoded by the coding sequence ATGATGAGAATAAGAACTACTCTACAGATTACTCTGCTTTGTCTACTGTTTTTAACCGCTAGAATTTCTTTTGCTCAAACACCCTCTTCTTTACCGTTGATAAGCGTGCAGGGAAATAAGTTTGTAACTACCGGAGGTAAAACTATTGTTTTTAGAGGCTTGGATACCAGCGACCCGGATAAACTGCAGCGCGATGGTCACTGGAACAAAGAATATTTTGAAGTGATGAAAAGCTGGGGTGCTAACGTTGTGCGGTTCCCGGTTCACCCGAATGCCTGGCGCAAGCAAGGTCCGGAGAATTATATTAAACTACTCGACCAAGGCGTACAATGGGCCACCGAATTAGGTTTGTACGTGATTATTGACTGGCACAGCATCGGCAATCTGCGCTCCGAGTTGTACCAGAACCAGATGTACGAAACTACCAAAAAAGAAACTTTAGAATTCTGGCGCATCCTAGCCAAGCATTATAAAGGAAATACCACTGTAGCTATGTTTGAGTTGTTTAACGAACCTACCGTTATGGGCGGACAAGCCGGTACCTGCACCTGGCCGCAATGGAAAGAACTCGTAGAAGAAATGATTGTGGTAATAAGAGCGAACGGTTCGCAGGCCGTACCGCTGGTAGCTGGTTTTAACTGGGCTTACGACCTTACGCCGGTAAACCAAGACCCCATTAATGCTCCAGGAATTGCCTACGTTAGCCATCCGTATCCTATGAAGCGTGAAAAGCCATGGGAACCACAATGGGCCTTGGATTGGGGCAACGTAGCTAAAAAATACCCGGTAATTTTAACCGAAATTGGCTTCTGCGGTCCCGATGACAAAGGCGCCCACGTGCCCGTTATTAGCGATGAATCGTACGGCGATGCCATAACCAAATACGCCGATGCCAATGGTATTTCCTACACTGTCTGGGTGTTCGATCCACAGTGGGCGCCCATGCTATTCAGCGATTGGAAATTTACTCCTACCCGCCAAGGCCGCTACTTTAAAGCGGCTTTACAGAAATACAGGAAGCAATAG
- a CDS encoding M20/M25/M40 family metallo-hydrolase: MKKRVILFYLPFLFWGSFAVAQTKDPVVEAIVKEANENSQLEKLAHELVDVIGPRLVGTPQMQQANDWAVAKYKEWNINAHNEKWGEWRGWQRGISHIDLVYPRTESLEGMQLAWSPGMKKAVTAELVIIPDIADSVEFKKWLPTVKGKFVLISMNQPTGRPDYNWQEFARKESFEKMKADRAAQTEAWRNRINKTGRTARSLSVALEKAGAAGVVTCNWSNGFGVNKIFSAYTKKIPTIDISLEDYGLLYRLTESGHKPKIRVQTEAKEKGIVPTFNTIAEIKGSEKPNEYVILSAHFDSWDGGTGATDNGTGTLTMMEAMRILKKVYPSPKRTILVGHWGSEEQGLNGSRAFVADHPEIVPNVQAVFNQDNGTGRVVNLAGQGFLHSYEYLGRWLTQVPEEIRSPIQTSFPGAPGTGGSDFASFVAAGVPAFSLSSLNWSYGTYTWHTNRDTYDKIVFDDVRSNAILTAILAYMASEDPNKTPRDKSVLPINPQTGQPGTWPEPRQPTRKGGLD, from the coding sequence ATGAAAAAAAGAGTTATTTTATTTTATCTGCCTTTCCTTTTTTGGGGCAGCTTTGCGGTGGCACAAACCAAAGACCCCGTAGTAGAAGCTATCGTGAAAGAAGCAAACGAAAATTCACAATTAGAAAAGCTGGCGCACGAATTAGTAGATGTGATTGGTCCGAGGTTAGTGGGTACACCGCAAATGCAACAAGCCAACGATTGGGCAGTAGCCAAATACAAAGAGTGGAACATAAACGCGCATAACGAAAAATGGGGCGAATGGCGCGGCTGGCAACGGGGTATTTCGCACATCGACTTGGTATATCCGCGGACCGAATCGCTGGAAGGCATGCAACTAGCCTGGAGCCCCGGCATGAAAAAAGCGGTTACCGCCGAGCTGGTTATTATTCCGGACATCGCCGATTCTGTAGAATTTAAAAAATGGTTGCCGACCGTAAAAGGTAAATTCGTATTGATTTCGATGAACCAACCCACGGGCCGGCCGGATTACAACTGGCAGGAGTTTGCCAGAAAAGAATCTTTCGAGAAAATGAAAGCCGACCGTGCGGCCCAAACCGAGGCTTGGCGAAACCGCATTAATAAAACCGGTCGCACAGCACGTAGTTTATCCGTAGCTCTGGAAAAAGCCGGGGCAGCCGGCGTAGTTACCTGTAACTGGTCGAATGGCTTTGGCGTGAATAAAATATTTTCGGCTTACACCAAAAAAATACCCACCATCGATATTTCGCTGGAAGATTACGGCTTGCTTTACCGCCTCACCGAATCCGGCCACAAACCAAAAATCCGGGTACAAACCGAGGCGAAAGAAAAGGGCATAGTACCCACTTTTAACACCATTGCCGAAATAAAAGGCTCCGAAAAACCCAACGAATACGTTATTCTGTCGGCGCATTTTGATTCCTGGGACGGCGGCACCGGCGCCACCGATAATGGCACCGGCACCTTAACCATGATGGAAGCCATGCGCATTTTAAAGAAAGTGTACCCGAGCCCGAAACGCACCATTCTGGTAGGACACTGGGGCAGCGAAGAACAAGGCTTAAACGGTTCGCGCGCTTTCGTGGCCGATCACCCGGAAATTGTGCCGAACGTGCAAGCGGTGTTTAACCAGGACAATGGCACCGGCCGCGTGGTAAACTTAGCGGGACAAGGATTTCTACATTCGTATGAATATTTGGGTCGTTGGTTAACCCAAGTGCCCGAAGAAATCCGCTCGCCCATTCAAACCAGTTTTCCGGGTGCGCCGGGCACCGGCGGTTCGGATTTTGCTTCGTTTGTGGCGGCGGGAGTACCCGCGTTTTCTTTGAGTTCTTTAAACTGGTCGTACGGCACCTACACCTGGCACACCAACCGCGACACTTACGATAAAATTGTTTTTGACGATGTGCGCAGCAACGCCATTTTAACGGCTATTCTGGCGTATATGGCGAGCGAAGACCCGAATAAAACACCACGGGATAAAAGTGTTTTACCTATAAATCCGCAAACCGGGCAACCGGGTACCTGGCCGGAGCCACGGCAGCCTACCCGTAAAGGTGGTTTAGATTAG
- a CDS encoding LytR/AlgR family response regulator transcription factor, producing the protein MLRMVVVDDEPLALEVLENYLKKMSGIQSITLFSKAREALHYLENQKADVLLLDIEMPEITGIEFLEKLSDPPLTIFTTAYRNYAFEGFELGVIDFLLKPISFQRFSIAMDKVQDFLSLKNKDTQLDSGDPAPEFIFVKSGVNKIKLYFSEVTHIQGLKDYAIIHTAQGKIVIKGSIKMVQEMFPSALFIRVHKSFLVATKTIKRIERNRIVIGTYQIPIGRNYREDVEKSIGV; encoded by the coding sequence ATGTTACGTATGGTGGTGGTGGATGATGAACCGCTCGCTTTGGAAGTACTGGAGAACTACTTAAAAAAAATGAGTGGTATTCAGTCCATAACCTTATTTAGCAAAGCCCGTGAGGCTTTACATTATTTAGAAAATCAAAAAGCGGATGTATTATTACTGGATATAGAAATGCCGGAAATAACCGGAATTGAGTTCCTGGAGAAGCTGTCCGATCCGCCTCTCACGATTTTTACAACCGCCTACCGTAATTACGCTTTTGAAGGATTTGAGCTAGGAGTCATTGACTTTTTATTAAAGCCGATTTCCTTTCAGCGGTTTTCCATTGCAATGGATAAGGTGCAAGACTTTCTTTCCCTTAAAAACAAAGACACTCAATTGGATTCGGGGGACCCTGCTCCGGAATTTATTTTCGTAAAAAGCGGGGTAAACAAAATTAAACTTTACTTTAGTGAGGTAACCCATATTCAAGGACTAAAAGATTATGCGATTATTCATACCGCACAAGGAAAAATTGTTATTAAAGGGTCCATAAAAATGGTGCAGGAAATGTTTCCGTCAGCTCTTTTCATCCGGGTGCACAAATCCTTTCTCGTAGCAACTAAAACCATTAAGCGCATCGAACGGAATCGGATTGTCATAGGCACTTACCAGATTCCCATCGGCCGAAATTACCGGGAAGACGTGGAGAAAAGTATTGGGGTGTAA
- the fumC gene encoding class II fumarate hydratase, translating into MEFRVEKDTMGPVNVPADKYWGAQTERSRNNFKIGPEGSMPKEIVYAFAYLKKAAAHANLELGVLPQDKCDIISQVCDEILTGQHDHEFPLVIWQTGSGTQSNMNVNEVIANRAHVLLGGSLNDEKKQINPNDDVNKSQSSNDTFPTAMHIAAYKQVAEITLPGLQTLRDSLQRKVAEFKDVVKTGRTHFMDATPLTLGQEFSGYVQQIDNSMRAVKNALEVVKELALGGTAVGTGLNTPQGYDVLVAQKIADFTGYPFVTAPNKFEALAAHDAMVELSGALKRTAVSLMKVGNDIRMLSSGPRSGIGEIIIPDNEPGSSIMPGKVNPTQPEALTMVCAQVMGNDVAVSIGGSMGHFELNVFKPLIAANVLQSARLLGDACVSFTQKCSDGIQANHEIIQRHLENSLMLVTALNPHIGYYKAAEIAKKAHKEGTTLRQAAISTGYVTDEQFTEWVRPEDMTGSLKG; encoded by the coding sequence ATGGAATTTCGCGTAGAAAAAGATACCATGGGGCCGGTAAACGTGCCCGCCGATAAATATTGGGGCGCGCAAACCGAGCGTTCGCGCAATAATTTTAAAATTGGTCCGGAAGGCAGCATGCCCAAAGAAATTGTGTACGCGTTTGCTTACCTGAAAAAAGCCGCCGCGCACGCTAACCTGGAACTGGGCGTATTGCCGCAAGATAAATGCGATATCATCAGCCAGGTGTGCGACGAAATTTTAACCGGTCAGCACGACCATGAATTTCCGCTGGTAATCTGGCAAACCGGCTCGGGTACGCAAAGCAACATGAACGTAAACGAGGTAATTGCCAACCGGGCGCACGTGTTACTGGGCGGTTCTTTAAACGACGAAAAAAAGCAAATCAATCCCAACGACGACGTAAATAAATCGCAGTCGTCGAACGATACTTTCCCAACTGCGATGCACATTGCAGCTTACAAGCAAGTAGCCGAAATTACTTTACCCGGTCTGCAAACCCTGCGCGATTCGCTGCAACGCAAAGTAGCGGAATTTAAAGACGTCGTAAAAACCGGCCGCACGCACTTTATGGATGCTACCCCGCTTACCCTGGGTCAGGAATTTTCGGGATACGTGCAGCAAATAGATAACAGTATGCGGGCGGTTAAAAATGCCTTGGAAGTAGTAAAAGAGTTAGCGTTGGGTGGAACCGCTGTAGGTACCGGCCTGAATACGCCGCAAGGTTACGATGTATTGGTAGCGCAAAAAATTGCCGATTTTACCGGTTATCCGTTTGTAACTGCACCTAACAAATTCGAAGCTTTAGCTGCCCACGATGCTATGGTAGAATTATCGGGCGCTTTAAAACGTACTGCCGTTTCCCTGATGAAAGTAGGAAACGATATCCGGATGCTTTCTTCGGGCCCGCGTAGCGGCATCGGCGAAATTATTATTCCGGATAACGAGCCGGGTTCCTCCATTATGCCGGGTAAAGTGAATCCCACCCAGCCGGAAGCTTTAACCATGGTTTGTGCTCAGGTAATGGGGAACGATGTAGCCGTATCGATTGGTGGCTCGATGGGTCATTTTGAATTGAACGTGTTTAAACCTTTAATTGCAGCCAATGTACTGCAATCGGCCCGGTTATTAGGCGATGCTTGCGTATCGTTTACTCAAAAATGTTCTGATGGCATCCAGGCCAACCACGAAATTATTCAGCGCCACTTAGAAAATTCGTTAATGCTGGTAACCGCCTTAAATCCGCACATTGGTTACTACAAAGCCGCCGAAATCGCCAAAAAAGCGCACAAAGAAGGCACTACCTTGCGTCAGGCCGCTATCTCAACCGGCTACGTCACCGATGAGCAGTTTACCGAGTGGGTGCGCCCGGAAGATATGACGGGCAGTTTGAAAGGTTAG